One genomic region from Cyclopterus lumpus isolate fCycLum1 chromosome 20, fCycLum1.pri, whole genome shotgun sequence encodes:
- the nrn1a gene encoding neuritin produces MGVSCSSRCLALFLALHIVSVLQTVLVSAGQCDSVFRGFSDCLLQMGENMASYPQDLEDRENLHKICSYWDNFHSCATTALADCQEGATDLWEKLKADSRDLDLRGSLFELCGSGNAAPGRPVAGGLGLLLPAVLTWLAF; encoded by the exons atgggagtcagctgctcctccagatGCCTCGCTCTCTTCCTCGCGCTGCACATCG tctctGTCCTGCAGACGGTGCTGGTCAGCGCTGGCCAATGTGACTCTGTGTTTAGAGGGTTCTCTGACTGCCTGCTTCAGATGGGGGAGAACATGGCCAGCTACCCCCAGGACCTGGAAGACAGGGAGAACCTGCACAAGATCTGCAG CTACTGGGACAACTTCCACTCGTGCGCCACGACGGCGCTGGCCGACTGCCAGGAGGGGGCGACGGACCTGTGGGAGAAGCTGAAGGCCGACTCCCGCGACCTCGACCTCCGCGGCAGCCTGTTCGAGCTGTGCGGCAGCGGCAACGCGGCGCCCGGCCGGCCCGTTGCCGGGGGGCTCGGCCTGCTGCTGCCCGCCGTCCTGACCTGGCTGGCGTTTTAA